From the genome of Fimbriimonadaceae bacterium, one region includes:
- the nifJ gene encoding pyruvate:ferredoxin (flavodoxin) oxidoreductase: MSKNRLVDTIDGNEAAASVAYRVNEVCAIYPITPSSTMAELADQWSSEGRTNVWGNVPDVVEMQSEGGAAGTVHGALQSGSLTTTFTASQGLMLMTPNMFKIAGELTSCVIHVAARSLATQSLSIFGDHQDVMAVRPAGFAQLASSSVQEAHDMALIAQAATLEARLPFLHFFDGFRTSHEINKIELLSDDQIREMVDEKLVIAHRRRALNPDHPFVRGTAQNPDVYFQAREACGAYYERCPEIVEHAMERFHKIAGRRYRLFDYFGDPDAERVIVLMGSGAEAARETVEHLVERGEKVGVVQVHLFRPFSASHLLQALPASARAVAVLDRTKEPGAAGEPLYLDVVASLSEAHAEGRLDAMPKVVGGRYGLSSKEFHPGMVKAVFDALAEGRPKNHFTIGIDDDVLHTSLAYDPEFSTEGDDVHRALFYGLGADGTVGANKNTIKIIGDDPQFYAQGYFVYDSKKSGSQTVSHVRFGHKPIRSTYLIRSAQFVGCHQFAFVERIDVLRHAAEGATLLLNSPYAASEVWEHLPRAMQEQILKKKVRVFTIDASRVAREVGMANRTNTIMQTCFFAISGVLPREEAIEKIKNAVKKTYGRKGEEVVRKNFEAIDQTLANLQEVPIPAQPVGDVRMRATVPDAAPEFVQKVTAEIMAGRGDALPVSALPDDGTYPSGTSRWEKRDIAEFVPIWDPEICIQCGNCAFVCPHATIRARLFSRDRLEAAPEGFPSAPIDARGFPDTQYALHVFEEDCTGCALCVEACPVRSKEEAGRRAINMAPKPQHGEASKARAAFFESLPVNDRSSVDFSTVRGTQFLEPLFEFSGACAGCGETPYLRLLTQLFGDRMMVANATGCSSIYGGNLPTTPWSVNHEHRGPSWSNSLFEDNAEFGLGMRLAADRHMALGHRMLRALAPDLGQEFVEELIHAPQRLESEIRRQRDRVEELRKRLATLDRPEVAQLESVADHLVRRSVWIVGGDGWAYDIGSSGLDHVLASGRDVNILVMDTEVYSNTGGQASKATPLAAVAKFANAGKQVGKKDLALQAIAYGYVYVARIALGANPQQTLLALREAETFPGPSLVLAYSHCIAHGIPMETGLDQQSRAVHSGYWPLVRFNPELRAAGVNPFALDSAKPTLKLKEFTDNELRFRMLRQTNPRNADKLMDDAQAAVERRWKLYEEMASLS, from the coding sequence ATGTCTAAGAACCGCCTCGTCGATACGATCGACGGCAACGAGGCCGCGGCGTCGGTCGCTTACCGCGTGAACGAGGTGTGCGCGATCTACCCGATCACTCCCTCGTCCACAATGGCCGAACTCGCCGACCAGTGGTCGAGCGAGGGGCGCACGAACGTGTGGGGCAACGTACCCGACGTGGTCGAGATGCAGAGCGAGGGAGGCGCAGCGGGCACGGTCCACGGCGCCCTCCAGTCCGGTTCGCTGACCACGACCTTCACCGCGTCCCAGGGCCTCATGCTGATGACGCCCAACATGTTCAAGATCGCAGGCGAACTCACCTCGTGCGTGATCCACGTGGCGGCGAGGTCGCTGGCGACCCAGTCGCTCTCGATCTTCGGGGACCACCAGGACGTGATGGCCGTGCGGCCCGCCGGGTTCGCGCAACTCGCCTCCTCGTCGGTCCAAGAGGCGCACGACATGGCGCTGATCGCACAGGCCGCCACTCTGGAGGCGAGGTTGCCGTTCCTGCACTTCTTCGACGGGTTCCGCACGTCGCACGAGATCAACAAGATCGAGCTTCTCTCCGACGACCAGATCCGAGAGATGGTCGACGAGAAGCTGGTGATCGCCCACCGGCGGCGCGCGCTCAACCCCGACCACCCCTTCGTTCGGGGAACCGCCCAGAATCCGGACGTCTATTTCCAAGCCCGCGAGGCTTGCGGTGCCTACTACGAGCGGTGCCCCGAGATCGTGGAACACGCCATGGAGCGCTTCCACAAGATCGCGGGAAGGCGTTACCGTCTCTTCGACTACTTTGGCGATCCGGACGCCGAGCGCGTGATCGTCCTCATGGGTTCCGGCGCCGAGGCAGCGCGCGAAACGGTGGAACACCTCGTGGAGCGCGGAGAGAAGGTGGGAGTCGTCCAAGTCCACCTCTTCCGCCCGTTCTCCGCATCGCACCTGCTGCAAGCGCTGCCGGCGTCGGCCCGAGCCGTGGCGGTCCTCGATCGGACCAAGGAGCCGGGCGCGGCGGGCGAACCGCTCTACCTCGACGTGGTGGCGAGTCTGTCCGAAGCCCATGCGGAGGGGCGGTTGGACGCGATGCCCAAGGTGGTCGGCGGCCGGTACGGCCTCTCCTCGAAAGAGTTCCACCCGGGCATGGTCAAGGCCGTGTTCGACGCGCTGGCAGAAGGGCGCCCGAAGAACCACTTCACCATCGGCATCGACGACGACGTCCTGCACACGAGTCTGGCGTACGATCCGGAGTTCTCGACCGAAGGGGACGACGTCCACCGGGCGCTCTTCTACGGCCTGGGCGCCGACGGAACGGTTGGTGCCAACAAGAACACGATCAAGATCATCGGGGACGATCCCCAGTTCTACGCGCAGGGCTACTTCGTGTACGACTCGAAGAAGTCGGGCTCGCAGACCGTGTCGCACGTGCGCTTCGGGCACAAGCCCATCCGCTCGACGTACCTGATCCGTTCCGCCCAGTTCGTAGGCTGCCACCAGTTCGCGTTCGTGGAACGCATCGATGTTCTGCGCCACGCCGCCGAAGGCGCCACGCTGCTCCTCAACAGCCCCTACGCGGCCAGCGAAGTTTGGGAGCACCTGCCGCGCGCGATGCAGGAGCAGATCCTGAAAAAGAAGGTGCGCGTGTTCACGATCGACGCGTCGCGGGTGGCGCGCGAAGTGGGCATGGCCAACCGCACGAACACGATCATGCAGACGTGCTTCTTCGCCATCTCCGGGGTTCTGCCGCGCGAGGAGGCGATCGAGAAGATCAAGAACGCTGTCAAGAAGACCTACGGCCGCAAGGGCGAAGAGGTCGTGCGCAAGAACTTCGAAGCGATCGACCAGACCCTTGCCAACCTGCAGGAAGTCCCGATTCCCGCCCAGCCCGTCGGCGACGTGCGGATGCGCGCGACGGTCCCCGACGCCGCGCCCGAGTTCGTGCAGAAGGTCACCGCGGAGATCATGGCCGGTCGGGGCGACGCGCTCCCGGTAAGCGCGCTGCCCGACGACGGGACCTACCCCAGCGGCACGTCGCGCTGGGAGAAACGCGACATCGCCGAGTTCGTCCCGATTTGGGACCCCGAAATCTGCATCCAGTGCGGCAACTGCGCGTTCGTGTGTCCGCACGCGACCATTCGGGCGCGGCTGTTCTCGCGCGACCGGCTCGAAGCCGCCCCCGAGGGCTTTCCCAGCGCTCCGATCGACGCGCGCGGGTTCCCAGACACGCAGTACGCGTTGCACGTGTTCGAGGAGGATTGCACCGGGTGCGCGCTCTGCGTGGAGGCGTGTCCCGTGCGCAGCAAGGAGGAGGCGGGGCGGCGCGCGATCAACATGGCCCCCAAGCCGCAGCACGGCGAGGCCTCGAAGGCTCGCGCGGCGTTCTTCGAGTCGCTGCCCGTGAACGACCGCTCGTCGGTGGACTTCTCCACGGTGCGCGGCACGCAGTTCCTGGAGCCGTTGTTCGAGTTCTCCGGCGCGTGCGCGGGTTGCGGCGAAACCCCCTACCTGCGGTTGCTCACGCAGTTGTTCGGCGACCGGATGATGGTCGCAAACGCCACGGGATGCTCGTCGATCTACGGCGGGAACCTGCCGACCACCCCCTGGTCGGTCAACCACGAGCATCGCGGTCCGTCGTGGTCGAACTCGCTGTTCGAAGACAACGCGGAGTTCGGGCTGGGGATGCGCCTGGCCGCCGACCGCCACATGGCGCTTGGACACCGCATGCTGCGGGCCTTGGCCCCCGACCTGGGCCAGGAGTTCGTGGAGGAGTTGATCCACGCGCCGCAGCGCCTGGAGTCGGAGATCCGCCGCCAGCGGGACCGTGTCGAGGAGCTGCGCAAACGCCTCGCGACCCTCGATCGCCCCGAGGTCGCCCAGCTCGAATCCGTGGCGGACCACCTCGTCCGCCGCAGCGTGTGGATCGTCGGAGGCGACGGATGGGCCTACGACATCGGCTCGAGCGGCTTGGACCACGTGCTGGCCAGCGGGCGGGACGTGAACATTTTGGTGATGGACACGGAGGTGTACTCGAACACGGGCGGGCAAGCGTCGAAGGCCACGCCCCTGGCCGCGGTGGCGAAGTTCGCCAACGCGGGCAAGCAGGTGGGCAAGAAGGATCTGGCGCTCCAAGCGATCGCGTACGGGTACGTGTACGTGGCGCGCATCGCCCTTGGGGCGAACCCCCAGCAGACGCTGCTCGCTTTGCGCGAAGCGGAGACGTTCCCCGGACCGTCGCTCGTGCTGGCCTACAGCCACTGCATCGCCCACGGCATCCCGATGGAGACCGGGCTCGACCAGCAGTCGCGCGCCGTGCACAGCGGCTACTGGCCCCTCGTTCGGTTCAATCCCGAGCTTCGGGCAGCGGGCGTCAACCCGTTCGCCCTCGACTCGGCCAAGCCCACGCTGAAGCTGAAGGAGTTCACCGACAACGAGCTCCGGTTCCGCATGCTCCGCCAAACGAACCCGCGGAACGCCGACAAGCTGATGGACGACGCCCAAGCCGCGGTCGAGCGGAGGTGGAAGCTCTATGAGGAGATGGCGTCGCTCAGCTAG
- a CDS encoding sulfide/dihydroorotate dehydrogenase-like FAD/NAD-binding protein, producing MKTEPSSKFEIVTREDYSDVTYMLEVHHPLMAKAAQPGQFVIVMSHAGGERIPLTIADFDRERGTITLVIQAVGKTTRAMQQTCQVGTTLHGLAGPMGVPSPLKGHKKVVCVGGGLGVAPVFPQARGFKEAGAQVIGVLGFRTKDLVFWEDRFREICDELILCTDDGSAGLKGFVSDGIRAAIDRHNDIDEVVAIGPPMMMRACAEVTRPHGIKTVVSLNPIMVDGTGMCGGCRVKVGGKVLFACVDGPDFDGHQVDFDDLTMRLKRYAEEERVAMERWSETCRMRKEADDG from the coding sequence TTGAAAACCGAACCATCATCCAAGTTCGAGATCGTGACGCGCGAGGATTACTCCGACGTCACGTACATGCTGGAAGTCCACCACCCCCTGATGGCCAAGGCCGCGCAACCGGGCCAGTTCGTGATCGTGATGTCGCACGCCGGAGGCGAGCGCATTCCCTTGACGATCGCGGACTTCGATCGGGAGAGGGGGACGATCACCCTCGTGATCCAAGCCGTGGGCAAGACGACCCGAGCCATGCAGCAGACCTGCCAGGTCGGAACGACGCTCCACGGACTGGCCGGTCCCATGGGCGTCCCGAGTCCGCTGAAGGGGCACAAGAAGGTCGTGTGCGTCGGCGGAGGTCTGGGCGTGGCGCCGGTCTTCCCACAGGCGCGCGGATTCAAGGAGGCGGGAGCCCAAGTGATCGGGGTGCTCGGATTCCGCACGAAGGACCTCGTCTTTTGGGAAGACCGCTTCCGCGAGATCTGCGACGAGCTGATTCTGTGCACCGACGACGGCTCCGCCGGACTCAAGGGGTTTGTGAGCGACGGCATCCGAGCGGCGATCGACCGCCACAACGACATCGACGAAGTCGTCGCGATCGGACCGCCGATGATGATGCGCGCTTGCGCCGAAGTGACCCGGCCCCACGGCATCAAGACGGTCGTGAGCCTGAACCCGATCATGGTCGACGGGACCGGCATGTGCGGCGGGTGCCGGGTCAAGGTTGGCGGCAAGGTGCTGTTCGCGTGTGTGGACGGCCCCGATTTCGACGGCCATCAGGTGGACTTCGACGACTTGACGATGCGGCTCAAACGTTACGCCGAAGAGGAGCGCGTTGCAATGGAGCGCTGGAGCGAGACGTGCCGCATGCGCAAGGAGGCGGACGATGGCTAA